In the Gossypium arboreum isolate Shixiya-1 chromosome 10, ASM2569848v2, whole genome shotgun sequence genome, one interval contains:
- the LOC108459076 gene encoding uncharacterized protein LOC108459076, with amino-acid sequence MGKKETILGQDEDRRLRTITTAATTTATTATTATATVATATTATTATTLAIAATTATIVATATTTAATPTPTPTLAALAPAPALTLAPAPAPAPAPAPAPAPAPAPTPTPPTTTVVATTTTMFCLTYFLLYFGYFIVRIMSYGCCLWP; translated from the coding sequence GCTTCGTACTATTACTACTGCTGCTACTACTACTGCTACTACTGCTACTACGGCAACTGCTACTGTTGCTACTGCTACTACGGCTACTACAGCTACTACTCTTGCTATTGCTGCTACTACGGCTACTATTGTTGCTACTGCTACTACTACTGCTGCTACTCCTACTCCTACTCCTACTCTTGCTGCTCTTGCTCCTGCTCCTGCTCTTACTCTTGCTCCTGCTCCTGCTCCTGCTCCTGCTCCTGCTCCTGCTCCTGCTCCTGCTCCTGCTCCTACTCCTACTCCTCCTACTACTACTGTTGTTGCAACTACTACTACTATGTTTTGCTTGACATATTTTCTACtctattttggttattttattgTTAGGATAATGTCATATGGTTGTTGCTTATGGCCTTAA